One window from the genome of Methylomarinovum caldicuralii encodes:
- a CDS encoding F0F1 ATP synthase subunit alpha codes for MSELRDLLRQHGNRLRAQIESFQFRLEPEEIGWLRHIELGVAQVQGLPGVKAMEVVHCGRSAAGVAFDLDPAAVGVVLLDPETAVQAGMPVRRSGRVLDVPVGPRVLGRVLDPLGRPLDDGRPLEAGERWPVEREAPPILARAPVTVPLLTGIKVIDALVPIGRGQRELILGDRQTGKTTLALDTLLNQHDQDVICIYCAIGQRAQTVARAIARLRERDAMKYCVVVNAGGETPAGLQYLAPYAATTIGEWFMAQGRDVLVIYDDLSRHADAYRALSLLLRRPPGREAYPGDVFYLHARLLERATHLKDGGSLTALPIAETQAQNLSAYIPTNLISITDGQLYLSPQKFQRGELPAVDVGRSVSRVGGKAQLPAYRAVVGELKLAYAQYEELETFARFGTRLDERTRLAIERGRRVRELLKQEEGDLLTPLEQLAVLLALNAGLFDDLPLEEARPAERRIRDAVQTEKETARRIETGEPLTEGLRQHLLQLAQQALAPLRSGSG; via the coding sequence ATGAGCGAACTGCGGGATCTGCTGCGCCAGCACGGTAACCGTCTGCGGGCGCAGATCGAGTCCTTTCAGTTCCGGCTTGAGCCCGAGGAGATCGGCTGGCTGCGGCACATCGAGCTCGGCGTGGCCCAGGTCCAGGGGTTGCCCGGCGTCAAGGCGATGGAGGTGGTGCATTGCGGCCGCAGCGCCGCCGGGGTGGCCTTCGACCTCGATCCCGCCGCGGTCGGGGTGGTGCTGCTGGATCCGGAAACCGCGGTGCAGGCCGGGATGCCGGTGCGCCGCAGCGGCCGGGTGCTGGATGTGCCGGTCGGGCCCCGGGTGCTGGGACGGGTGCTCGATCCCCTGGGTAGGCCCCTGGACGACGGCCGCCCCCTCGAGGCCGGTGAACGCTGGCCGGTGGAGCGCGAGGCGCCGCCGATCCTGGCCCGGGCACCGGTGACGGTGCCGCTGCTGACCGGCATCAAGGTGATCGACGCCCTCGTTCCCATCGGCCGCGGCCAGCGCGAGCTGATCCTCGGCGACCGCCAGACCGGCAAGACCACCCTCGCCCTGGACACCCTGCTCAATCAGCACGACCAGGACGTCATCTGCATCTACTGCGCCATCGGCCAGCGGGCCCAGACGGTGGCCCGCGCCATCGCCCGGCTGCGGGAGCGGGACGCGATGAAATACTGCGTGGTGGTCAACGCCGGCGGCGAAACTCCCGCCGGGCTGCAGTACCTGGCCCCTTACGCCGCCACCACCATCGGCGAGTGGTTCATGGCCCAGGGGCGCGACGTGCTGGTGATCTACGACGACCTCAGCCGCCACGCCGACGCCTACCGGGCGCTGTCGCTGCTGCTGCGGCGGCCGCCGGGGCGGGAGGCCTATCCCGGCGACGTGTTCTATCTCCACGCCCGCCTGCTGGAACGGGCAACCCATCTCAAGGACGGCGGCAGCCTCACCGCCCTGCCCATCGCCGAAACCCAGGCCCAGAACCTTTCCGCCTACATTCCCACCAACCTGATTTCCATCACCGACGGCCAGCTTTACCTGTCACCGCAGAAGTTCCAGCGCGGCGAACTGCCGGCGGTGGACGTGGGCCGCTCGGTGTCACGGGTGGGGGGCAAGGCCCAGCTTCCGGCCTACCGGGCCGTGGTGGGCGAGCTGAAGCTGGCCTATGCCCAGTACGAGGAACTGGAAACCTTCGCCCGCTTCGGCACCCGGCTGGACGAACGCACCCGCCTGGCCATCGAGCGGGGGCGGCGGGTGCGGGAGCTCCTCAAACAGGAGGAGGGCGACCTGCTGACGCCGCTGGAACAGCTGGCGGTGCTGCTGGCGCTCAACGCCGGGTTGTTCGACGATTTGCCCCTGGAGGAGGCGCGCCCCGCCGAGCGCCGCATTCGGGACGCCGTCCAGACGGAAAAGGAAACGGCCCGCCGCATCGAGACCGGCGAGCCGCTGACAGAAGGGTTGCGCCAGCATCTGTTGCAGCTGGCGCAGCAGGCGCTCGCCCCGCTCAGGTCCGGAAGTGGTTGA
- a CDS encoding F0F1 ATP synthase subunit delta gives MDWLTVVAQIVNFLILAALLKRFLYRPIVTAMAARQAHIERQLQEARHLKAQAERLIATYRRRLEEVEQQNQQLLEQARQEAERERQALLDQARLEVEAKRRQWLEALAREQHQLARDLERLLGEQLIALGRKAFAELAGRRLEACLVETFLERLETSPELQRLLTEAGSREWTVVTAQPLDADLRRRIETALRRFNPDVRVRFVERDALILGIALEAGDRVWSWNLAAWLEQLEAELQRFLQSLPS, from the coding sequence GTGGACTGGCTGACGGTCGTCGCCCAGATCGTCAACTTTCTCATCCTCGCCGCGCTGCTCAAGCGTTTCCTCTACCGCCCCATCGTCACCGCCATGGCCGCGCGCCAGGCCCACATCGAACGCCAGTTGCAGGAGGCCCGCCACCTCAAAGCCCAGGCCGAGCGCCTCATCGCCACCTACCGCCGCCGTCTCGAGGAGGTGGAGCAGCAGAACCAGCAGCTGCTGGAGCAGGCCAGGCAGGAAGCCGAACGCGAGCGTCAGGCACTGCTCGATCAGGCCCGCCTGGAGGTGGAGGCAAAGCGGCGCCAGTGGCTCGAGGCGCTGGCGCGGGAGCAGCATCAGCTGGCCCGCGACCTCGAGCGTCTGCTGGGGGAGCAGCTCATCGCCCTGGGACGCAAGGCCTTTGCGGAGCTGGCCGGCCGCCGTCTGGAAGCATGCCTGGTGGAGACGTTCCTGGAACGGCTGGAAACCTCGCCGGAGCTGCAACGGCTGCTGACCGAGGCCGGCTCCCGCGAGTGGACCGTCGTCACGGCCCAGCCCCTGGATGCGGACCTGCGCCGCAGGATCGAAACCGCGCTGCGGCGTTTCAATCCCGATGTCCGGGTGCGGTTCGTCGAGCGTGACGCGCTGATCCTGGGCATCGCCCTGGAAGCCGGGGACCGCGTGTGGTCCTGGAATCTCGCGGCCTGGCTGGAGCAGCTGGAGGCCGAACTGCAGCGCTTTTTGCAATCGTTGCCGTCATGA
- a CDS encoding F0F1 ATP synthase subunit C yields the protein MNAETLVAMVSIFTAGLTMGLGAIGPALGEGRAVAQALLAIAQQPDEANTITRTLFVGLAMVESTAIYCFVISMILLFANPYWDHFLSAGS from the coding sequence TTGAACGCCGAAACGCTGGTCGCCATGGTTTCCATCTTCACCGCCGGGCTCACCATGGGCCTGGGGGCCATCGGGCCGGCACTGGGGGAGGGGCGGGCGGTGGCCCAGGCCCTGCTCGCCATCGCCCAGCAGCCGGACGAGGCCAACACCATCACCCGGACCCTGTTCGTGGGTCTGGCGATGGTGGAGTCCACCGCCATCTACTGCTTCGTCATCAGCATGATCCTGCTGTTCGCCAATCCCTACTGGGATCACTTCCTGTCCGCCGGATCTTAG
- a CDS encoding F0F1 ATP synthase subunit A, translated as MSATLLFTWGVMALLVLGSWLATRRIRPTLRPGRWQNFLEALVEVIRNQIREVTHQDPDRYLWFVGTLFLFIALSNLLAPVPGYLPPTASLSTTTALALCVFVAVPWVGIREVGLKAYLRQYLEPHPLMLPFNVIGEFSRTLALAVRLYGNLMSGAVIGAVLITLVPFFFPVVMQLLGLLTGFIQAYIFAILALVYIASGCRVQQERRARLRTQEESP; from the coding sequence TTGAGTGCCACCCTTCTCTTCACCTGGGGGGTGATGGCGCTGTTGGTGCTGGGGTCGTGGCTGGCGACCCGCCGCATCCGTCCGACGCTGCGGCCCGGGCGCTGGCAGAATTTCCTGGAGGCGCTGGTGGAGGTGATCCGCAACCAGATCCGGGAGGTGACCCATCAGGACCCGGACCGCTATCTGTGGTTCGTCGGCACCCTGTTTCTGTTCATCGCCCTGTCGAATCTGCTGGCGCCGGTGCCCGGTTACCTGCCTCCCACCGCCTCCCTGTCCACCACCACCGCCCTGGCCCTGTGCGTGTTCGTCGCCGTGCCCTGGGTCGGGATTCGCGAGGTGGGGCTGAAAGCCTATCTGCGCCAGTACCTGGAGCCCCATCCGCTGATGCTGCCCTTCAACGTCATCGGCGAGTTCTCCCGCACCCTGGCCCTGGCGGTGCGCCTTTATGGCAACCTCATGAGCGGGGCGGTGATCGGGGCGGTGCTGATCACCCTGGTGCCATTCTTCTTTCCGGTGGTGATGCAGCTTCTGGGACTGCTGACCGGCTTCATTCAGGCTTACATTTTCGCTATTCTGGCCCTGGTCTACATCGCCTCGGGCTGCCGGGTGCAGCAGGAACGCCGGGCCCGTCTGCGAACACAGGAGGAATCGCCTTGA
- a CDS encoding ATP synthase subunit I — MTEVWRWPLLFAAGLGLGAFFYGGLWWTVKRLPAAGHPVLLMLASFAVRTAVTVGMMAGLMAGDWRRLAAVLAGFVAMRFFLVRRQRRHDAVQS, encoded by the coding sequence ATGACTGAGGTCTGGCGCTGGCCGCTGCTGTTCGCCGCCGGGCTGGGGTTGGGCGCGTTCTTCTACGGCGGCCTGTGGTGGACGGTGAAACGCCTGCCGGCGGCAGGCCATCCGGTACTGCTGATGCTGGCCAGCTTTGCGGTGCGCACTGCCGTCACCGTCGGCATGATGGCCGGCCTCATGGCCGGGGACTGGCGGCGGCTGGCGGCCGTCCTGGCGGGGTTTGTGGCGATGCGGTTTTTCCTGGTGCGGCGGCAGCGGAGGCATGATGCAGTTCAATCCTGA
- the tnpC gene encoding IS66 family transposase, giving the protein MERLDLDLSRPPPLPGTVEECHRVIAALWRALGEFQQIQARVEELEEQLALGSDNSSQPPSQDSPKKRAERKGKRPTGRKKGAQVGHPGHERALVPAEAVDEVRHYFPHGRCECGGSVAVRGFRPHQVFDLPEIRYRVVEHRVYEGRCGWCGQKHQGRLPDEVPRGQMGPGLVAWIGLMTGRYHLSLREVEALLEEQWGLKFSLGAISQSQIPLQAWLGPVYNQIGEAVRKALIAHADETRHYRGRSIYWLWALTTDQMAYFLTHYSRGKGAAGELLGDFQGILVTDRHGAYNDHPQDSHQYCWAHLIRNLERIAGRKGQAGEDGERLLRAARLTVHCGKLWQQSHYPSDRYRRRLERLKALFRRELEQAAQRHGDNKTGRSCRKLLDDFPRFWTFLDHPGVPMTNNTAERALRPYVIWRKTSFFSQSHGGDCFRPMILSLVETCKRLKIGVYQTLRTICAQGMAEGEVTFRLPLPEPQPLPVASP; this is encoded by the coding sequence ATGGAAAGACTTGATCTGGACCTGAGCCGCCCACCTCCCTTGCCCGGGACGGTGGAGGAATGCCACCGGGTGATCGCAGCGCTTTGGCGGGCGCTGGGAGAATTTCAGCAGATCCAGGCGCGAGTGGAAGAACTGGAGGAACAGTTGGCCTTGGGGTCCGACAATTCCTCCCAACCACCTTCCCAGGACAGCCCGAAGAAGCGCGCCGAGCGCAAGGGCAAGCGACCGACGGGACGCAAGAAAGGGGCGCAGGTGGGACATCCCGGGCACGAGCGGGCTCTGGTTCCGGCAGAAGCAGTGGACGAGGTCCGGCATTACTTTCCCCATGGCCGCTGCGAGTGCGGTGGGTCGGTGGCGGTGCGGGGATTCCGTCCCCATCAGGTGTTCGACCTGCCCGAGATTCGTTACCGGGTGGTCGAACACCGGGTGTATGAAGGCCGCTGTGGGTGGTGTGGTCAGAAGCACCAGGGGCGGCTACCGGATGAGGTGCCCCGCGGCCAGATGGGACCTGGGCTGGTGGCGTGGATTGGCTTGATGACGGGGCGCTATCACCTGTCGCTGCGGGAAGTCGAAGCGCTGCTGGAAGAACAATGGGGTCTGAAATTCAGCCTGGGGGCGATCAGCCAGAGCCAGATCCCGCTGCAGGCGTGGCTGGGTCCGGTCTACAACCAGATTGGCGAGGCGGTCAGAAAAGCGCTGATCGCCCATGCCGACGAGACCCGCCACTACCGGGGCCGCAGCATCTATTGGCTGTGGGCGCTGACGACCGATCAGATGGCGTATTTCCTGACCCATTATTCCCGCGGCAAGGGTGCGGCCGGTGAGCTGTTGGGGGATTTCCAGGGAATCCTGGTGACCGACCGCCACGGGGCCTACAACGACCATCCCCAGGACTCACACCAATACTGCTGGGCGCATCTCATCCGCAACCTGGAACGGATCGCCGGGCGCAAGGGACAGGCCGGCGAAGATGGCGAACGCCTGCTCCGGGCCGCCCGCCTGACGGTTCACTGCGGCAAGCTCTGGCAACAGAGCCATTACCCATCCGACCGCTACCGAAGGCGATTGGAACGCCTCAAAGCCCTCTTCCGGCGCGAACTGGAACAGGCCGCCCAAAGACATGGCGACAACAAAACCGGTCGCAGCTGCCGCAAGTTGTTGGACGATTTTCCCAGGTTCTGGACCTTCCTGGACCATCCCGGGGTACCGATGACCAACAACACGGCAGAGCGTGCCCTACGCCCCTATGTCATCTGGCGCAAGACCAGTTTCTTCAGCCAGTCGCATGGCGGTGACTGCTTCCGCCCCATGATCCTGTCGCTGGTCGAAACCTGCAAGCGCCTCAAGATCGGCGTCTATCAGACCCTGCGGACCATCTGCGCCCAGGGCATGGCAGAGGGCGAGGTCACCTTCCGCCTGCCCCTGCCGGAACCTCAACCACTTCCAGTGGCAAGCCCGTGA
- the ltrA gene encoding group II intron reverse transcriptase/maturase yields MGLSEGQMAGTSSQENISTRQRKLVELARIEPKLELTTIAHHIDVVWLEEAWRRTRKDGAAGVDGVTASQYAAALEENLTRLLERFKTGRYRAPAVRRVHLPKPGTGKTRPIGIPTLEDKVLQRAVLMALEPIFEQDFLDCAYGFRPGRSAHQALERLWGGLMAMGGGWVIDLDIQNFFDDVDRDRLRNFLGQRVRDGVICRVIGKWLNAGVMEGGQLHYPEQGTPQGGVISPLLANLYLHHVLDLWFEQTVKPRLQGSAFEVRFADDAVLVFEREEDARRVLAVPGKRLAKYGLRLHPDKTRLLDFRKPGRKGQSFQYPGFTHYWGRSGKGRWVVKRKTAQARLSRSLQAINHWCRMHRHWPVADQQAALSRKLKGHYAYYGIVGNSQSLARFLYEVRRRWYKWLSRRNRERMNWDHFGRLYKRYPLPPPRVVHGIARCVATP; encoded by the coding sequence ATGGGGCTTTCGGAGGGACAGATGGCCGGGACATCGAGCCAGGAGAACATCTCAACACGACAACGGAAGCTAGTGGAACTGGCCCGGATCGAACCGAAGCTGGAACTGACCACGATTGCCCACCACATCGACGTGGTGTGGCTGGAAGAAGCCTGGCGGCGCACCCGCAAGGACGGGGCCGCCGGGGTGGACGGCGTGACTGCATCCCAATACGCAGCCGCCTTAGAGGAGAACCTGACGCGCCTGCTGGAACGGTTCAAGACCGGCCGGTATCGGGCGCCTGCGGTACGGCGCGTCCACCTGCCCAAGCCGGGAACGGGAAAGACCCGCCCGATCGGCATTCCCACGCTGGAAGACAAGGTGCTGCAACGGGCGGTGCTGATGGCGCTGGAACCCATCTTCGAGCAGGACTTTCTCGACTGCGCCTACGGGTTCCGGCCCGGACGCAGTGCCCACCAGGCCCTGGAGAGGCTATGGGGCGGGCTGATGGCCATGGGCGGTGGCTGGGTCATCGACCTGGACATCCAAAACTTCTTCGACGACGTGGACCGGGACCGGCTGCGGAACTTTCTGGGGCAGAGGGTGCGCGACGGCGTGATCTGCCGCGTGATCGGTAAATGGCTGAATGCCGGCGTCATGGAAGGCGGACAGCTTCACTACCCCGAACAAGGGACACCGCAAGGTGGGGTGATCTCCCCACTGCTGGCCAACCTCTACCTGCATCACGTGCTCGACCTGTGGTTCGAGCAGACGGTCAAACCGCGACTGCAAGGCAGCGCCTTCGAAGTCCGGTTCGCCGACGATGCGGTCCTGGTGTTCGAACGGGAAGAAGACGCCCGGCGGGTATTGGCCGTTCCGGGCAAGCGCCTGGCCAAATACGGCCTGCGCCTGCACCCGGACAAAACCCGCCTGCTCGACTTCAGAAAACCCGGACGGAAAGGCCAGAGCTTCCAATACCCGGGATTCACCCACTACTGGGGACGCTCAGGGAAAGGGCGTTGGGTCGTCAAACGCAAGACCGCCCAAGCCCGGCTCAGCCGCTCCCTGCAGGCGATCAACCACTGGTGCCGGATGCACCGCCACTGGCCGGTTGCAGACCAACAAGCGGCCCTGAGCCGCAAACTCAAGGGGCATTATGCCTACTATGGGATCGTCGGCAACAGCCAATCGCTGGCCCGCTTCCTGTACGAGGTCAGACGGCGCTGGTACAAATGGTTGTCCCGCCGCAACCGGGAACGGATGAACTGGGACCATTTTGGGCGGCTGTACAAACGATACCCACTCCCCCCACCGCGCGTGGTTCACGGAATTGCCCGTTGCGTAGCGACGCCATAG
- a CDS encoding IS4 family transposase, with translation MFSLALGDARLNRRLCRVIEAMANDPMASVPNVCGGGWAETKAAYRLLDNARLDFREVLRAHSVPTLERIRQQSRVLCLQDTTELDYSGRPSMAGLGRLNYEQRQGLYLHPTLVISEAGVALGVTDCWHWARLPKGEPDLAESLRWVEGYERVAEMAALAPETRLVYVADREGDLRALIDRAEQLGFAADYLIRVQHDRKLNDPLDGKLRAAVEAQPVLGTIAFDLPAGGNRPARQVTQTIRLARVELKTRSGPGPQVTVILAREEAPPEGQEAVEWCLITNEEITTLEQARARIEWYRKRWWIEVYFRILKSGCRIEALQLRTRERLERALVLYLIVAWRILMLMTLGREHPEWCCEVVFSVEEWQTAWAIHHRTPPPATPPDLGTIVRIVAGFGGWLGRKNDPPPGPKALWQGMTKLSAYVEAVTAIRAAEIKFPQRKRIRH, from the coding sequence ATTTTTTCCCTGGCGCTGGGCGATGCCCGCCTGAACCGGCGGCTGTGCCGGGTGATAGAAGCGATGGCAAACGATCCGATGGCGAGCGTTCCCAACGTTTGCGGGGGTGGCTGGGCGGAGACCAAGGCGGCCTACCGGCTGCTGGACAATGCCAGGCTGGATTTTCGGGAGGTGTTGCGGGCCCACAGTGTGCCGACCCTGGAACGGATCCGGCAGCAGTCGCGGGTGCTGTGCCTGCAGGACACCACCGAGCTGGATTATTCCGGGCGGCCGTCGATGGCGGGGTTGGGACGGCTGAATTACGAGCAGCGTCAGGGGTTGTACCTGCATCCGACGCTGGTGATCAGTGAGGCGGGCGTGGCCCTGGGGGTGACCGACTGCTGGCACTGGGCGCGTTTGCCCAAGGGGGAACCGGACCTGGCCGAAAGCCTGCGTTGGGTGGAAGGTTATGAGCGGGTGGCCGAGATGGCCGCCCTGGCGCCCGAGACCCGGCTGGTGTATGTCGCCGACCGCGAAGGTGACCTTCGGGCCCTGATCGACCGGGCCGAACAGCTGGGCTTTGCCGCCGATTACCTGATCCGGGTGCAGCACGACCGTAAGCTCAATGACCCCCTCGATGGCAAACTGCGGGCCGCGGTCGAAGCCCAGCCGGTGTTGGGGACGATCGCCTTTGACCTGCCGGCCGGCGGCAACCGCCCGGCCCGGCAGGTCACACAAACAATCCGGCTCGCCCGGGTCGAACTGAAGACCCGAAGCGGCCCGGGTCCCCAAGTCACCGTCATCCTGGCCCGGGAAGAGGCGCCCCCCGAAGGCCAGGAAGCGGTCGAATGGTGCCTGATCACCAACGAAGAAATCACCACCCTGGAACAGGCCAGAGCGCGCATCGAATGGTACCGCAAACGGTGGTGGATCGAGGTCTACTTCCGCATCCTCAAAAGCGGCTGCCGCATCGAAGCCCTGCAACTTCGCACCCGGGAACGCCTGGAACGGGCCCTGGTGCTGTATCTGATCGTCGCCTGGCGCATCCTGATGCTGATGACGCTCGGGCGGGAACATCCCGAGTGGTGCTGTGAAGTGGTGTTCTCTGTCGAAGAATGGCAGACCGCCTGGGCCATCCACCATCGCACCCCGCCGCCCGCGACGCCGCCGGATTTGGGCACCATCGTCCGCATCGTGGCCGGCTTTGGCGGCTGGCTGGGGCGCAAGAACGATCCCCCGCCCGGTCCCAAAGCCCTGTGGCAGGGCATGACCAAACTGAGCGCCTACGTGGAGGCCGTGACCGCCATCCGGGCGGCCGAGATCAAGTTCCCTCAGAGAAAACGGATAAGACATTGA
- a CDS encoding TonB-dependent receptor plug domain-containing protein, with protein MNKLSVSKLLAVALASQIHGAWAEYEELPTLIVEGEIMEPGTVSLQPGAAGALDAAEFLNHVPGGNVNRNGPLTGIAQFRGLFGERVNLLTNGMALKPACTNAMDDPASHIPSSLFQSITVYREVTPVSTGLETIGGTVQMKSRGSEFTDEEKFKLQGFGSAGYSGVSNGHYGAGLLGVANQNFRAHFSGSVERGRDYRFDRTRRVNSTKYSRETYELGFGLRRAGHEFGFTYDYKYTGQSGTPALPMDILFDRMNIYRGEYEWNMGGGWKLAFLGFYQNANHVMNNFSSRPAPADRARWREAETELETGGYKFAVTIPSVGPGSLEVGFDGDVALHNAVIRNPNNAAFFVRNFEDVNRNRYSAYAEWRGEPVEKFTVTAGVRYRFTYMDAGKVDGTPAKKIPAARALADRFNASDRRQDQHDVDVGMNFRYAVQDSLDLVLGLARKTMAPTYQQRYTWLPLESTGGLADGRVYIGDIGLDSEKSYEAVAGFDLHLDHLGSWVHDLYFEPRGFYRYINDFIQGQRTNDPTALAAANAMLPGRTCPNDPSPGDNDASDCVLQWTNVDVQLYGADIRAGLAMGDYFRLDGLLNYTRGQKLSGKDDNLYRIAPLNGRIRGTFSWRDFAFSTELVGALRQDKVADYNKERKSSDWSVLNLRLQYQPSYRYIQGLKIALGVDNVFDNEHTNHLNGLNRVRGTRDLPVGSRVPNPGRNLYANLTYDF; from the coding sequence ATGAATAAACTCAGCGTGTCTAAATTGCTTGCCGTCGCACTGGCCTCGCAGATTCATGGCGCGTGGGCTGAATACGAAGAGTTACCGACCCTGATTGTCGAAGGGGAAATCATGGAGCCTGGCACAGTTTCACTTCAGCCTGGAGCCGCGGGAGCACTGGATGCCGCCGAATTTCTCAACCATGTGCCCGGGGGCAATGTGAATCGTAATGGCCCTTTGACTGGAATTGCCCAGTTCCGGGGGCTATTTGGGGAAAGGGTCAACCTGCTTACCAACGGTATGGCATTAAAACCTGCTTGCACCAATGCCATGGATGATCCTGCAAGCCATATTCCATCTTCCTTGTTCCAGTCGATCACTGTATACCGGGAGGTGACCCCGGTCAGTACCGGATTGGAGACCATTGGCGGAACGGTCCAGATGAAATCCCGGGGAAGTGAATTCACCGATGAGGAAAAATTCAAGCTGCAGGGGTTCGGTAGTGCGGGTTACAGCGGTGTCAGCAATGGCCATTACGGCGCCGGCCTGCTGGGTGTGGCCAATCAGAATTTTCGCGCCCATTTCTCTGGCAGCGTTGAACGTGGACGGGATTACCGCTTCGACCGGACCCGCAGGGTCAATTCCACCAAATACAGCCGGGAAACCTATGAACTGGGTTTCGGCCTTCGTCGAGCCGGTCACGAATTCGGCTTTACCTACGACTATAAATACACAGGTCAATCGGGCACTCCGGCCTTGCCCATGGACATTCTTTTTGACCGGATGAACATCTACCGCGGCGAGTATGAATGGAATATGGGCGGCGGCTGGAAACTGGCCTTCTTGGGCTTCTACCAAAATGCCAATCATGTCATGAACAACTTCAGCTCACGGCCCGCGCCTGCCGACCGAGCGCGCTGGCGTGAAGCGGAAACCGAACTGGAGACCGGCGGTTATAAGTTTGCCGTCACCATACCAAGTGTGGGTCCCGGCAGTCTGGAAGTGGGTTTTGACGGGGATGTGGCGCTCCACAATGCAGTCATTCGCAATCCCAATAATGCTGCTTTTTTTGTCAGGAATTTTGAAGATGTCAACCGCAACCGCTATAGCGCTTATGCCGAATGGCGGGGTGAGCCGGTAGAGAAATTCACCGTGACCGCCGGCGTCCGTTACCGCTTTACCTATATGGATGCCGGCAAGGTGGACGGTACCCCGGCGAAGAAAATACCGGCAGCCCGCGCGTTGGCGGATCGTTTCAATGCTTCCGACCGCCGACAGGACCAACACGACGTGGATGTAGGGATGAACTTCCGCTATGCTGTCCAGGACAGTCTGGATTTGGTTCTCGGGTTGGCCCGCAAGACCATGGCGCCCACCTACCAGCAGCGCTATACCTGGCTGCCCCTGGAATCCACAGGAGGTCTCGCGGATGGGCGGGTTTACATCGGCGATATCGGGTTGGACAGCGAGAAATCCTATGAGGCCGTGGCCGGATTCGATTTGCATCTGGATCATCTGGGAAGTTGGGTCCATGATCTTTACTTCGAGCCCCGGGGTTTCTATCGTTATATCAACGATTTCATCCAAGGCCAGCGGACCAACGACCCAACCGCTCTTGCAGCCGCCAATGCCATGTTGCCGGGCCGAACCTGTCCCAACGATCCCTCTCCCGGAGACAATGACGCCAGCGACTGTGTCTTGCAGTGGACCAATGTCGATGTCCAACTATATGGTGCCGATATCCGGGCAGGTCTGGCCATGGGAGATTACTTTCGCCTGGATGGCCTGCTGAATTATACCCGCGGCCAAAAGCTCAGTGGCAAGGATGATAATTTGTACCGTATCGCCCCTCTCAATGGACGGATCAGAGGCACCTTTTCCTGGCGGGATTTCGCCTTTTCCACCGAGCTGGTGGGCGCGCTGCGCCAAGACAAGGTGGCCGACTACAACAAGGAACGGAAAAGTTCCGACTGGAGTGTGTTGAACCTGCGTCTGCAATATCAACCGAGCTATCGCTATATCCAAGGTCTTAAAATTGCTCTCGGGGTGGATAATGTTTTCGACAACGAACACACCAATCATCTTAACGGCCTCAACCGCGTCCGGGGCACCCGCGATCTGCCGGTGGGTTCAAGGGTTCCGAATCCCGGCCGCAATCTCTACGCGAACCTGACTTACGATTTCTGA
- a CDS encoding IS4 family transposase, whose product MNGNGYERVAEMAALAPETRLVYVADREGDLRALIDRAEQLGFAADYLIRVQHDRKLNDPLDGKLRAAVEAQPVLGTIAFDLPAGGNRPARQVTQTIRLARVELKTRSGPGPQVTVILAREEAPPEGQEAVEWCLITNEEITTLEQARARIEWYRKRWWIEVYFRILKSGCRIEALQLRTRERLERALVLYLIVAWRILMLMTLGREHPEWCCEVVFSVEEWQTAWAIHHRTPPPATPPDLGTIVRIVAGFGGWLGRKNDPPPGRPVAGHDQTERLRGGRDRHPGGRDQVPSEKTDKTLIPMRRGKMWVIGCLDI is encoded by the coding sequence ATGAACGGTAACGGTTATGAGCGGGTGGCCGAGATGGCCGCCCTGGCGCCCGAGACCCGGCTGGTGTATGTCGCCGACCGCGAAGGTGACCTTCGGGCCCTGATCGACCGGGCCGAACAGCTGGGCTTTGCCGCCGATTACCTGATCCGGGTGCAGCACGACCGTAAGCTCAACGACCCTCTCGATGGCAAACTGCGGGCCGCGGTCGAAGCCCAGCCGGTGTTGGGGACGATCGCCTTTGACCTGCCGGCCGGCGGCAACCGCCCGGCCCGGCAGGTCACACAAACAATCCGGCTCGCCCGGGTCGAACTGAAGACCCGCAGCGGCCCGGGTCCCCAAGTCACCGTCATCCTGGCCCGGGAAGAGGCGCCCCCCGAAGGCCAGGAAGCGGTCGAATGGTGTCTGATCACCAACGAAGAAATCACCACCCTGGAACAGGCCAGAGCGCGCATCGAATGGTACCGCAAACGCTGGTGGATCGAGGTCTACTTCCGCATCCTCAAAAGCGGCTGCCGCATCGAAGCCCTGCAACTTCGCACCCGGGAACGCCTGGAACGGGCCCTGGTGCTTTATCTGATCGTCGCCTGGCGCATCCTGATGCTGATGACGCTCGGGCGGGAACATCCCGAGTGGTGCTGTGAAGTGGTGTTCTCTGTCGAAGAATGGCAGACCGCCTGGGCCATCCACCATCGCACCCCGCCGCCCGCGACGCCGCCGGATTTGGGCACCATCGTCCGCATCGTGGCCGGCTTTGGCGGCTGGCTGGGGCGCAAGAACGATCCCCCACCCGGCCGCCCTGTGGCAGGGCATGACCAAACTGAGCGCCTACGTGGAGGCCGTGACCGCCATCCGGGCGGCCGAGATCAAGTTCCCTCAGAGAAAACGGATAAGACATTGATTCCTATGAGAAGGGGGAAGATGTGGGTAATAGGGTGCCTTGACATCTAA